In Sulfitobacter sp. M39, the following proteins share a genomic window:
- a CDS encoding DUF934 domain-containing protein, translating into MTQLINDQGFVADDFATPYAPFDAAEGVEAGATALDVPSDAQPETIPVDGAISMIRVAFPSSADGRGFTIARQLRLRGYTGRLRAHGHVIADQYTMARRSGFDEVEIPDDLAARQPQDQWLARANWQEHNYQARLRG; encoded by the coding sequence ATGACACAGTTGATCAATGATCAAGGGTTTGTGGCGGATGATTTCGCCACGCCCTACGCCCCCTTCGATGCTGCTGAAGGCGTAGAAGCGGGTGCGACCGCCCTTGACGTCCCCTCTGACGCGCAGCCGGAAACGATCCCTGTTGATGGTGCGATCTCAATGATCCGCGTGGCCTTCCCCAGTTCCGCAGACGGGCGTGGCTTTACCATCGCGCGCCAGCTGCGGTTGCGTGGCTACACCGGGCGGCTGCGGGCGCATGGGCATGTGATTGCGGACCAATACACCATGGCGCGCCGCTCGGGCTTTGACGAGGTCGAGATTCCCGATGATCTGGCCGCCCGTCAACCGCAGGACCAATGGCTGGCCCGTGCAAACTGGCAAGAGCATAATTATCAGGCGCGTTTGCGCGGCTGA
- a CDS encoding phosphoadenylyl-sulfate reductase: MPRDQLTLPNGEKILPEGPDRVAALTRQVEKLNDGLRHHSATDVLRAAIDNVPNLALVSSFGAESVALLHLASMVKRDLPVLFIDTEMLFAETLVYQQELSERLGLRNVQTIRAQDVAEKDPDGTLHLRDPDACCAFRKTVPLQHALEGFDGWITGRKRFQSGTRASLPFFEVETPANAPARIKVNPLAHWQASDVSDYIDENRLPRHPLVAQGYPSIGCAPCTTKVKPGEDPRAGRWRNIEKEECGIHFVDGKMVRTGAKT; the protein is encoded by the coding sequence ATGCCGCGTGATCAACTGACACTTCCAAATGGGGAAAAAATCCTCCCCGAAGGGCCGGACCGCGTCGCAGCGCTGACCCGTCAGGTGGAAAAGCTGAACGATGGCCTGCGCCATCACAGCGCCACCGACGTGCTGCGTGCCGCGATCGACAACGTGCCCAATCTGGCGCTTGTCTCAAGCTTCGGGGCGGAATCCGTCGCCCTGTTGCACCTTGCCTCTATGGTGAAACGTGATCTGCCGGTGTTGTTCATCGACACAGAGATGCTGTTCGCCGAAACGCTGGTCTATCAGCAAGAGCTGAGCGAACGGTTGGGGCTGCGCAATGTGCAGACGATCCGGGCGCAGGACGTGGCAGAGAAAGACCCCGACGGGACGCTGCATCTGCGCGACCCGGACGCCTGCTGTGCCTTCCGCAAGACCGTGCCGCTGCAGCACGCGCTAGAGGGGTTCGACGGTTGGATCACGGGGCGCAAGCGGTTCCAGTCCGGCACCCGCGCCAGCCTGCCGTTCTTCGAGGTCGAAACCCCCGCCAATGCACCTGCGCGGATCAAGGTAAACCCGCTGGCTCATTGGCAGGCCTCCGACGTGTCGGATTATATCGACGAAAACCGCCTCCCCCGGCACCCGCTGGTGGCCCAAGGCTACCCCAGCATCGGCTGCGCCCCCTGCACCACCAAGGTGAAACCGGGCGAAGACCCCCGCGCCGGCCGCTGGAGAAACATTGAAAAAGAAGAATGCGGCATCCATTTTGTCGATGGCAAGATGGTCCGCACAGGAGCAAAGACATGA
- a CDS encoding nitrite/sulfite reductase: MYSYTEFDDAFIAERNAQFRAQVERRIDGSLTEDEFKPLRLMNGLYLQLHAYMLRVAIPYGTLSSRQMHKLADIAAKWDKGYGHFTTRQNIQYNWPQLRDVPDMLDALAEVNMHAIQTSGNTIRNVTADHFAGAAADEIADPRPVAELIRQWSTDHPEFQFLPRKFKVAVSGAPHDRAVIKAHDIGLQIVEKDGEIGYQVIVGGGLGRTPMIGKVLYDFVSSEDLLPTLEAIVSVYNLLGRRDNKYKARIKITVHENGIDDIRARVDARYALIRPQFTGVDQQMLSRIEADFASPTFKTAPTDAYTAAYDSDPVFKSWADTNLTDHRDPSYAIVSISLKAHGKTPGDATTEQMHRMAELAAEYGHDELRISHEQNVILPHVHRGDLPALHAALKEVGLATANIGLISDIIACPGMDYCALATARSIPIAQEIATRFDELKLEHDVGPLKIKISGCINACGHHHVGHIGILGLDRAGVENYQITLGGDGTENAAIGERAGPGFSADDIIPAIERLVKGYLDLRSDAGETFLQTYRRLGLAPFKAVLYPEAQANAA; this comes from the coding sequence ATGTACAGCTACACCGAATTTGACGATGCCTTCATCGCCGAACGCAACGCACAGTTTCGCGCGCAGGTCGAACGCCGCATCGACGGCTCCCTGACCGAGGATGAATTCAAGCCCCTGCGCCTGATGAACGGGCTCTATCTGCAGCTGCACGCCTATATGCTGCGCGTCGCGATCCCTTATGGCACGCTCAGCAGCCGCCAGATGCACAAGCTGGCCGATATTGCTGCCAAATGGGATAAGGGCTACGGCCATTTTACCACGCGCCAGAACATCCAGTACAACTGGCCCCAGCTGCGTGATGTCCCTGATATGCTGGACGCGCTGGCCGAAGTGAACATGCACGCCATCCAGACCAGCGGTAATACCATCCGCAACGTGACCGCCGACCATTTCGCCGGTGCCGCCGCGGATGAAATCGCCGATCCGCGCCCCGTGGCCGAACTGATCCGGCAGTGGTCCACCGACCACCCCGAATTCCAGTTCCTGCCGCGCAAGTTCAAGGTCGCTGTCTCTGGCGCGCCCCATGACCGTGCGGTGATCAAAGCCCATGATATCGGCCTGCAAATCGTCGAGAAAGATGGCGAGATCGGCTATCAAGTCATCGTCGGCGGCGGCCTTGGCCGGACCCCGATGATCGGCAAGGTGCTGTATGACTTCGTCAGCTCCGAAGACCTGCTGCCCACGCTCGAGGCCATCGTCTCGGTCTACAACCTGTTGGGCCGCCGCGATAATAAATACAAAGCGCGGATCAAAATCACCGTGCATGAGAACGGCATCGACGACATCCGCGCACGGGTGGACGCCCGCTATGCGCTGATCCGTCCGCAGTTCACCGGCGTCGACCAACAGATGCTGTCGCGGATCGAGGCGGATTTCGCCAGCCCGACGTTCAAGACCGCCCCGACGGACGCCTATACTGCTGCCTATGACAGTGATCCCGTGTTCAAAAGCTGGGCCGACACCAACCTGACCGACCACCGCGATCCGTCCTACGCGATCGTGTCGATCAGCCTCAAGGCCCATGGCAAGACCCCGGGCGACGCCACAACGGAGCAGATGCACCGTATGGCGGAACTGGCGGCTGAATACGGCCATGACGAACTGCGCATCAGCCACGAGCAGAACGTGATCCTGCCCCATGTGCACCGCGGCGACCTGCCCGCCTTGCACGCGGCGTTGAAAGAGGTCGGCCTTGCCACGGCCAATATCGGCCTGATCAGCGATATCATCGCGTGCCCCGGCATGGACTACTGCGCGCTGGCCACAGCCCGCTCGATCCCGATTGCCCAGGAAATCGCGACCCGCTTTGACGAGCTGAAGCTGGAACACGATGTCGGTCCGCTCAAGATCAAGATCTCGGGCTGCATCAATGCGTGTGGCCACCACCACGTGGGCCACATCGGGATTCTCGGACTCGATCGCGCCGGTGTCGAAAACTACCAGATCACTCTGGGCGGTGACGGCACCGAAAACGCCGCCATCGGAGAGCGCGCCGGTCCGGGCTTTTCCGCCGACGACATTATTCCGGCGATTGAACGGTTGGTAAAAGGCTACCTCGACCTGCGCAGCGACGCGGGCGAGACCTTCTTGCAAACCTATCGTCGCCTCGGTCTTGCCCCGTTCAAGGCCGTCCTCTACCCGGAAGCACAAGCCAATGCCGCGTGA
- a CDS encoding DUF2849 domain-containing protein: MAKPFTPKVVTANALLEGDVIYQTATGWTRKLEEAEVLTDEADADVRLIDAIQQADLTVGAYLADVDISTDTPKPSHFREAFRAKGPSNYTHGKQEVQ; this comes from the coding sequence ATGGCCAAGCCCTTCACCCCCAAAGTCGTCACCGCCAATGCCTTGCTGGAAGGCGATGTGATCTACCAGACCGCCACCGGCTGGACCCGCAAACTGGAAGAGGCCGAAGTCCTGACCGACGAGGCTGACGCCGACGTGCGGCTGATCGATGCGATCCAGCAAGCCGACCTGACCGTCGGGGCCTATCTGGCCGATGTCGACATCAGCACCGACACACCCAAGCCATCGCATTTCCGCGAAGCATTCCGCGCCAAGGGTCCAAGCAACTACACCCACGGCAAGCAGGAGGTTCAATAA
- the cysG gene encoding siroheme synthase CysG — translation MDHFPIYLSTKGQRIVLSGGGEAALAKLRLLLKTEAKISVFAPTPAPEIAAWADAGRLTLHTRALRHGDVLCAKLFYAADEDETEDARTAAIARAEGALVNIVDNLDDSAFITPAIVDRDPVTIAIGTEGAAPVLARAIKADLEERLPTTLGTLARIGKGFRKMADALPFGRPRRDFWRDYYFAAGPRAVADGKAAVENALTTLLADHQSRAARAGHIAFVGGGPGDPELLTLKARRALDEADVVIYDRLISPEILELARREALMIDVGKEGFGPSTAQETINDLLVEHAQTGAQVVRLKSGDATIFGRLDEEIDAVDAHGIGWHIVPGITSASAAVATIGQSLTKRGRNASVRFLTGHDMKGFADHDWATLARPGEVAAIYMGKKSARFIQGRLLMHGADRSTPVTLVENASRANQRIVETTLDRLPTDLAAAALAGPALTFYGLAPRAAARATTEFFQEEMA, via the coding sequence ATGGATCATTTCCCAATCTACCTGTCCACCAAGGGCCAGCGCATCGTCTTGTCTGGCGGTGGCGAAGCGGCTTTGGCCAAGCTGCGCCTGCTGCTCAAGACCGAAGCCAAGATCAGCGTCTTCGCCCCGACCCCCGCGCCCGAGATCGCGGCATGGGCCGATGCGGGCCGCCTGACGCTGCACACCCGCGCACTGCGCCACGGCGATGTGCTGTGTGCGAAACTCTTCTACGCTGCCGATGAAGACGAGACCGAAGACGCCCGCACCGCCGCGATTGCGCGTGCCGAAGGGGCCTTGGTCAATATCGTCGACAATCTGGACGACAGCGCCTTTATCACCCCCGCCATCGTGGACCGTGACCCCGTAACCATCGCTATCGGCACCGAAGGCGCCGCCCCCGTGCTGGCCCGTGCGATCAAGGCTGATCTGGAAGAACGCCTGCCCACAACGCTGGGAACACTGGCGCGGATCGGCAAGGGTTTTCGCAAGATGGCCGACGCCCTGCCCTTTGGCCGCCCGCGCCGCGATTTCTGGCGTGACTATTACTTTGCCGCCGGCCCCCGCGCCGTGGCAGATGGCAAGGCCGCCGTTGAAAACGCGCTGACCACGCTGTTGGCCGACCACCAGTCCCGAGCTGCACGCGCCGGCCACATCGCCTTTGTCGGCGGCGGCCCCGGTGACCCCGAGCTGCTGACCCTCAAGGCGCGCCGCGCATTGGACGAGGCCGATGTGGTGATCTACGACCGGCTGATCAGCCCCGAGATCCTCGAGCTCGCCCGCCGCGAGGCGCTGATGATCGACGTGGGCAAGGAAGGCTTCGGCCCCTCCACCGCGCAGGAAACCATCAACGATCTGCTGGTCGAACACGCGCAAACGGGGGCACAGGTGGTGCGTCTGAAATCCGGCGATGCCACTATCTTTGGCCGCCTGGACGAAGAGATCGACGCCGTGGACGCCCATGGCATCGGCTGGCACATCGTGCCGGGGATCACCTCTGCTTCTGCCGCCGTGGCCACTATTGGGCAAAGTCTCACGAAACGCGGGCGCAACGCTTCGGTCCGGTTCCTGACGGGTCACGATATGAAGGGGTTTGCTGATCATGATTGGGCCACGCTCGCGCGTCCCGGCGAGGTCGCCGCGATCTATATGGGCAAGAAATCCGCACGCTTCATCCAAGGCCGCCTGCTGATGCATGGCGCGGACCGCAGCACGCCTGTCACCTTGGTTGAAAACGCCTCCCGCGCCAACCAGCGTATCGTCGAAACCACGCTGGACCGCTTGCCCACTGACCTTGCCGCGGCTGCCCTCGCTGGCCCCGCTCTTACCTTTTACGGCCTTGCCCCGCGTGCTGCAGCCCGTGCCACAACCGAATTTTTCCAAGAGGAGATGGCATAA